The DNA segment CCCGTGATCACGGTGTCGGCAATGGCGGTGTCGCCGTAACGCCGCTCCTGTTCCACGTACAGGCCCTGGGTGTTCTCGCGCACGATGACCAGATCGACGTTCTCGTATGCGCCGGGAACCGGACGGGTCTTGGTGGGGCGCACGTTGGCGTACAACCCGTACTTCTGGCGCAGGTGCCGGATCGCGCCGGAGAAGCCAGGGGGTTTCTCGCCCGTAGGGCTGGTGGCCGCGCCGAACAGCGTGGCATCGGTGTTTTCCACCGCGTCGTAGGTGGCCTGCGGAACGCTGGTGCCGTGGTCCAGGTAGTACTCATACCCAGCCTCGGCGTCCACGTACTCGGCGTCAAAGCCTGCGGCCTCCAGCATGCGGCGGGTGGCGGGGATGACTTCGTGCCCGATGCCGTCGCCCTCGATAGAACAGATGCGGTATTTCGCCATAATCGATAGTCTAGTTCACCAGCGGTGGGGTTCGCAGGCGTTACCGGGTGTGTGACGAAAACAGGAAGCCACTCTTTCCGGCCCCTATTTTTTAGCTTCTACAATCTGCCCCGCCAGCTCGCGTGCCAGCAGTGGACCCAGCAAAAAGCCCTTGCTGCTCAGGCCCGACAGATGCCACACGCCGTCCTCGCCCCGCCCAGTCTTCAGCCCGGAGAGGCGCGAACCGGTCCAGCGCCCAGTCACGTTCACGCCGCTCAGGTCCGCCAGCGCCTCGCCCTTGCCCAGCAGCCAGCCCAGAGAGGCCAGCGGCAGCGTCGGGGTCTGCCACCCCTGAGCAGGAGTCTCGTATGTCGCGCCCAGCACGCCGCCCTGCGCGGATGGAGCCAGATACGCGCCGAAACTCAGGGGCACGTCTGTCGCCGCCCGGTCCAGCGTGAGCAGCGTGCCCAGGCGCTGTGTGCGGTCCTCGCCCGCCCAGCCTGAGCCGATGGAGCCGCCGCAATGGATCACGGCGTGAAAGGTGGGGAGCGTGGGGCCGTCCGCTTCCCGCAGTTTTGCCGAATGCGCCGTCCAACTCGCCGCCTGCCCCCGGATCACCGCTACGCCCGAAGCCTCCAGCAAGACCCGCGTGAAGGCCGCGCCGTCCACCCAGCCGCCCTCCGGCAGCCACAAGGCATGTGCCCAGGCGGGGGGCAGCGGCACGGGCAACTCACCCCGGCTCAACCAGCGGTGCGGCAATTCAGGCGGGAGGTTGCGCTCGAAGCGGGCGCGGGATTTATCGTCGGGAACAGGGCGCAGCATCCCTGTTTGACCATTCGGGACGTGAAAACCTGCCACCTCCAACTCGCGGAGCAGTTCCCAGGTCAGCCGCATTCCCTCCAGCGCCCGCGTGTCCACGCCGCCCGACTGCCCGCGGACCGGGTTGATCAGGGCAGACGGCACCGAACTGGCCGCGTGGATTCCCGCATCGATGACCGTGACCTGTGCGCCGAGTTTTGAAAGAAAATAAGCGACAGATGCTCCAGCGATGCCGCCGCCGATTACCAGAATCCGGGTCACCGCACGGCCCGCAGGCATTCGCGCTTGCCCGGCGCTCCGGGTCTGCGTTCCACACTCAGACCAGCCGCTGCCAGGGCACGGCGCACATGCCCAGCGGCGCTGTAGGTGGCCAGAATGCCGCCCAGCGCGAGGGTTCCGGCCAGCCGCGAGATGAAGTCCGGCGTCCAGACCTCCGGGTTGCGCGTGGGTGAGAAGCCGTCCAGATACAGCGCAGTGGCCCAGTCCTGCAGCAGATCGGCACTTAGAACGTCCACAAAATGAACGGTCAGGCGCACGTTTTCGGTCTGTATTTCAAATGGGGCGTGCGGCCAGCGGTCCAGGACCTCTTGCCATGCCGGATGCTCCGCGCCTGCTCCATCCTCTGAAACTGCGCGCAGCAGTTCGGCGGGGGCCGGGTCAAATTCGTAGGCCACGTAGTCCAGCCTCACCCCACGCGCCACTGCATCTGCCAGCGTGGCGCGGAAGTTGACGCCCAGACCGAAGCCGATTTCCAGCACCCGTGGGGCCGGATGCACGTCGGTGCGCGTACCCTCCACGAAGACATGCCGCGCCTGCGTGTGTGCGCCGTGCCGGGAGCCGTATGC comes from the Deinococcus sp. AJ005 genome and includes:
- a CDS encoding FAD-dependent oxidoreductase — protein: MTRILVIGGGIAGASVAYFLSKLGAQVTVIDAGIHAASSVPSALINPVRGQSGGVDTRALEGMRLTWELLRELEVAGFHVPNGQTGMLRPVPDDKSRARFERNLPPELPHRWLSRGELPVPLPPAWAHALWLPEGGWVDGAAFTRVLLEASGVAVIRGQAASWTAHSAKLREADGPTLPTFHAVIHCGGSIGSGWAGEDRTQRLGTLLTLDRAATDVPLSFGAYLAPSAQGGVLGATYETPAQGWQTPTLPLASLGWLLGKGEALADLSGVNVTGRWTGSRLSGLKTGRGEDGVWHLSGLSSKGFLLGPLLARELAGQIVEAKK
- the mnmD gene encoding tRNA (5-methylaminomethyl-2-thiouridine)(34)-methyltransferase MnmD — its product is MSLPPVTTPPADPPHQIIETPDGSRTAHNLRFGEAYGSRHGAHTQARHVFVEGTRTDVHPAPRVLEIGFGLGVNFRATLADAVARGVRLDYVAYEFDPAPAELLRAVSEDGAGAEHPAWQEVLDRWPHAPFEIQTENVRLTVHFVDVLSADLLQDWATALYLDGFSPTRNPEVWTPDFISRLAGTLALGGILATYSAAGHVRRALAAAGLSVERRPGAPGKRECLRAVR